The following coding sequences lie in one Streptococcus suis genomic window:
- a CDS encoding GntR family transcriptional regulator — MSKYKKVYADIKEKIEQNIWQANQEMPTENELMEIYSYSKDTIRKALSLLEMDGYIQKRQGRNSIILDHNLVRKPFVSELKTVSELNRSAHHQVQTELTNLYIVQGQPEVMKELEVDKKTDLYRVSRVRTIDGERLEYEISYFDRRIVPYLSKEIAEKSIYQYLENDLGLEISHSRREISFRFATEEEKSLLDLAGYDMVVSVTSTTYLADGRPFQYGTITYRPDKVTFVSMAKR, encoded by the coding sequence ATGAGTAAATACAAGAAAGTCTACGCTGACATCAAGGAAAAAATTGAACAAAATATCTGGCAGGCCAATCAAGAGATGCCTACAGAAAATGAACTGATGGAGATTTACTCCTATTCCAAGGACACCATCCGCAAGGCCCTATCGCTGTTGGAGATGGATGGCTATATCCAAAAACGTCAGGGACGAAACTCAATTATTTTGGACCATAACCTGGTCAGAAAACCATTTGTATCCGAATTGAAAACCGTCAGCGAACTCAACCGCTCTGCCCACCATCAAGTCCAGACCGAATTGACCAACCTCTATATTGTCCAAGGTCAGCCAGAGGTCATGAAAGAATTGGAAGTGGATAAAAAAACGGATCTCTACCGTGTCAGCCGCGTTCGGACTATTGATGGAGAACGATTAGAGTATGAGATTTCCTACTTTGATCGCAGAATTGTCCCCTATCTCAGTAAGGAAATCGCTGAAAAATCGATTTATCAGTATTTGGAAAACGACCTTGGCTTAGAAATTTCCCATTCCCGCCGAGAAATTTCCTTCCGCTTTGCTACGGAGGAAGAAAAAAGCCTGCTGGACCTGGCAGGCTACGACATGGTGGTCTCCGTTACCAGTACCACCTATTTAGCAGACGGCCGTCCTTTTCAGTACGGAACCATCACCTATCGACCAGACAAGGTGACCTTTGTATCTATGGCCAAACGGTAA
- a CDS encoding endonuclease, whose product MKLLTVNVHAWLEEDQHEKLDILAQTIAQKQYDVIALQEVNQLMTSPLVTKDLRQDNYGLVLLEKLRELGVTDYSYFWSNSHIGYDRYDEGIAFLTKLPVYEVDAFYCSQNQDLTSILSRKIIGLTVLYEKELIDLYSCHINLPDSKEENQLDNIRSIVERTSSGHLKILMGDFNTDALSDPQAYQAIKNLGLYDSYDLAEEKDAGITVEKAIDGWAGHSQEKRLDYVFLNQERQVQSSRVIFNGDNLPIISDHFGVEVNISI is encoded by the coding sequence ATGAAATTACTAACAGTCAATGTTCATGCTTGGCTAGAAGAGGACCAGCATGAGAAATTGGATATTTTAGCTCAGACCATTGCCCAAAAGCAATACGATGTGATTGCTCTTCAGGAAGTCAACCAGTTGATGACAAGTCCTCTGGTGACCAAGGACTTACGGCAAGACAATTATGGTCTGGTCCTGCTTGAGAAACTAAGAGAGCTTGGAGTGACAGACTATTCCTATTTCTGGTCCAATTCCCATATTGGTTACGATAGGTACGATGAAGGGATTGCCTTCTTGACCAAACTACCTGTCTACGAAGTGGATGCCTTCTATTGTAGTCAGAACCAAGACCTGACATCAATCTTATCTAGAAAAATCATCGGTTTGACGGTCTTGTATGAGAAGGAATTGATCGACCTGTATTCTTGTCATATCAACCTTCCTGACAGTAAAGAAGAAAATCAGCTAGATAATATCCGCTCGATTGTGGAACGGACAAGTTCGGGGCACTTGAAAATTCTAATGGGAGATTTCAATACGGATGCCCTGTCGGATCCACAAGCCTATCAAGCTATCAAGAATCTAGGTCTTTATGATAGTTATGATTTGGCAGAGGAAAAGGATGCAGGTATCACCGTTGAAAAAGCCATAGATGGATGGGCAGGTCATAGTCAGGAAAAACGTCTGGACTATGTGTTTTTAAACCAAGAAAGACAGGTTCAATCCAGTCGTGTGATTTTCAATGGAGATAATCTTCCCATTATTTCAGACCACTTTGGTGTGGAAGTTAACATTAGTATTTAA